From a single Nocardioides sp. dk884 genomic region:
- a CDS encoding malonic semialdehyde reductase: MTQAPPTLFALEEQARALLFTEARTANAFADTPVTDEELGAIWELARWSPSAANTQPLRVLFVRTEEGKARLIPHLAEGNRSKAASAPVVAVMAYDLDFHEHMPTVFPARGEQMRENLGGQPQLREGMARQSASLQTGVFLLAVRAAGLAAGPMGGFDAAGIDAEFFAGTSWRSHLVVNIGHPGVDPWFPRLPRLEHDQALAWA, encoded by the coding sequence ATGACCCAGGCACCCCCCACCCTCTTCGCCCTCGAGGAGCAGGCGCGTGCGCTCCTGTTCACCGAGGCCCGCACGGCGAACGCCTTCGCCGACACTCCCGTCACCGACGAGGAGCTCGGCGCCATCTGGGAGCTCGCCCGCTGGTCGCCGTCCGCGGCCAACACCCAGCCGCTTCGCGTGCTGTTCGTGCGCACCGAGGAGGGCAAGGCCCGTCTGATCCCCCACCTCGCCGAGGGCAACCGCTCGAAGGCCGCGAGCGCACCGGTCGTCGCCGTGATGGCCTACGACCTCGACTTCCACGAGCACATGCCCACCGTCTTTCCGGCCCGCGGCGAGCAGATGCGCGAGAACCTCGGCGGCCAGCCTCAGCTGCGCGAGGGTATGGCCCGCCAGTCCGCCTCGCTCCAGACCGGCGTCTTCCTCCTCGCCGTCCGCGCGGCCGGCCTGGCGGCAGGCCCGATGGGCGGGTTCGACGCGGCCGGCATCGACGCCGAGTTCTTCGCGGGCACCTCGTGGCGCTCGCACCTCGTGGTCAACATCGGCCACCCCGGCGTCGACCCGTGGTTCCCGCGCCTGCCGCGCCTCGAGCACGACCAGGCCCTCGCCTGGGCGTGA